TGCGCAAAAACCCTGTGGAGGGATCGTTCAGTTACCACTTTCACAGGCGGGCCAATCCTCTGAAGTTCCCTGAACCTGCTCGGACTCAGGGAATCTATCGTGGTTCTATTTGTAGTCTCAGTAACTAGTTGTCTTTCGAAAAGCTCAAGTTCATTCAGTTTGATATTCTGGATGATCGAGTAATCGGGTTGACCTAGATTTGCCCTATTGCCTTCTGCGTCGAGAGCGTATCTGACAGTCTTTATTGTCAGGAATATATCGAGGACGCCATCTTCGCCCTGTCTGAAAAGAATCTCCTCTCCGGTTGATCTATCTAAGGCAGAAATTGAGCCTATAGAAACACCTTCAACAAATGTTGTTCTATACGTCTCGGGGTCTCTTTCCATTACCCAGGCGTAAATGTAAGGAGCAGTGAGCTTGCCGCTCTCGTCAGTCCAATGAACTCTTGAAGGCGGTGCAAAAGACAATCCCTGAGTTTGTTCATAAGGGCTATTGGGTGAAAGAAAATCAGCCAGTAATGCGATTATGTACATGATAATTAGAATCCAGAGAGAAACCATTCCGAGCTTATGTTTTCTAAGTGCCCTCCAGACCAGCTGCCAACGGCTCATGTACTTTACTTCAAAGAGGTCTTCTTTGCTGACTTCCTGACTCTGTAATGTATTGTTATCTATGATTGTTTTCTTCTTCATGTCACACCCCTCAGCTCAGTCTATACCGAATTCTGGGATCGACCCAGGCAAGCAGAAGATCAGCCAGAAGATTGCCGATTACCAGAAGGACAGCAGAAAGAAGCAATGTGGCCATGACAAGGAACAAATCCTGAGCATTCAGGGCTTCGATAACCAGTCTTCCCATTCCGGGCCATCCAAAAACGGTCTCTGTTAGAACTGCACCTCCGAGCAAGCCGGAAAGAGCATATCCGAACATCGTTACAATAGGATTGATCGCATTTCGAACGGCATGTTTATAGATCACATTCTTTTCTGGCATACCCTTTGCCCTGGCAAAGAGAACATAATCCTGTCTCAACTGATCGAGCAGTTGACCTCGCATCTGTCTCATAAGGCCGGCCAGTCCAGAAGTTCCCAGTGTAACCATAGGTCCAACCACGTGCCAGAGATAATCTCCGATCTTTCCCATGACATTCATATCGTTAAAGTTTTGAGAGATAATTCCCCCAATTGGGAACCACCCCGTTTTGGCGGCCATAAATAGCCAGAGCAGTGCAAAAAAGAAATTTGGAATAGAAATTCCAATGAATGCAAGGAAGGAAAAAGCCTGATCACTGGGCGAGTATTGATGAAGGGCTGAATAAATACCAAGAGGAATACCTATTCCCCAAGTGAAAATCAATGTGCTTATGCTGAGTAATAGCGTAGCTCCAAGTCTTCTCCAAACCAGTTCAAAAACCGGGATCCTGTAACTAAAGGAGTATCCAAAGTTGCCTGTAAGAACATTGCCCAACCACTTGAAATACTGCACGAAGACATTCTGATCAAGGCCAAATTGATTCTCAAGAACCTTTATTTGATCTCTCGAAATAGAAGGGTTTAACCTATAGGCATCCAAGAAATCACCAGGGGCAGCGGATATAATCATGAAGGCCAGTATAGAGACTCCGAGCAGAACTGGAATTGCCAGAATCAGCCTTCTAACTATATATTTCAGCACCTCATTACCTCCTCACACTCTCGCTAAGTCTCTGATTATATAAAAGCGGGAGGGAAGCCCTCCCGCATCGAGAATCAAGATATTACTCTTTCCACCAGCCTTCTAACTGGAAGAGCAGGCCAGTTGCAGGTGTTAGTTTTTCGACTGGCATCTTAATGTTGTTTTTGTAGACATAAAGGAAGTTCTGTGCCATTGTGAAGACCACCGGCTGATACTCGGCAAAAAGCACCTGGAACTCCGCAAACAAGTCATATCTGTCCTGATCGACAACGGCAGACGTTTGGAGTCTGTAGATCTCGTCTACTCTCTTTTCCCAGTCGGGAAGAACGTAGATGTCTTCAGTTATGTGGTCATCAGGATTGTAGTCAGGAGGATAGTTCCAGAAATGCAGACCGCCGTCAAGCCTGTAAACGTTCCAGCCTGTTCCAGGATCCACACTGCCTGTCAATCCGATAACGACTGATTCGTAGGTTGCGTCTGTCAGTCTTGCAACAACGGTGTTGAAGTCAATTGGTCTGAAATTGACCTTTATTCCAAGTTTGGCAGCCCCATCGACGATAATGTTGCTTATTGCCTCTCTGACTACGTTTCCAGCATTGGTTATGAGCTCAAACTCAACTGGGTTTCCATTTGCATCCACACAGGTTCCATCTGGAAGCCAGTTGAAGCCGCCTCTCCTGAGCTCGAGTCTTGCTCTCGTGATTGAGTACTTGTAGGCAAACTCCTCAATTTCCGGATTGTAGAAACCACTCGATGGAGATACAGGCCCATACAGAGGAGAACCAAGTCCATTGTAGAGGGATTCGATGATGGCATCTCTATCCATTGCATAGACAAAGGCCCTTCTAAATCCATCGTTTCTGAACCATTCTCTCTTGACTGGATCTGTGGAATTGAAGTTGAAAGTTACGAACTGAGAACCGAGAGCCGGTCCACCGACGCCAGTTATCCAGCCCTTTTCTGCGGCCATTTCTGCCAGCCTTGGGAACTGCTCGGCAGTCGGTCCGTAAAGATCGATTTCGCCAGCCTCAAATCTGAGAAGAGATGTGTTCTGGTCTGCAAGAAGCTCGTAGTTGAGTTTATCGAAGTAGGGTAGTTGTACTCCACTTGCGTCAACCTTCCAGTAGTAGGGGTTCCTCTCGAATACAATCCTTACGCCTTCGACGTAATCTGTAATCACAAAGGGTCCCATTCCGACTAGCTTATCAAAGTCTGCAATTGTCCAGAACTCCGGGTAAGTACCATTGGCGACAACTTCCTCCAGAATGTGCTTTGGCATTATCGGGCGGAAGCCAATCTGCCTTAAAGCAGTAACCTGAGGTACTGTCCATGTGAAGGAGATCGTGGTTTCATCGACGATCTCGACCACTGGAAGCTGGTCGTTTGAATCGAGATAAGAGCCGTTTCCGTTGGCCGTGTTCTCTGGAACAAAGGACAAGTCAACGAATGTCCAGTACACGTCGTCCATTGTGAATGGTGCCCCGTCGGACCACTGGAGACCTTCTCTTATTTGTACGAAGAAGGTAAGTCCGTCATCAGAGAACCACCATTTTTTTGCCAGACCGGGAAGCGATGGCATACCGCCCTCGTCGGCTTCGATGAGAGTTGCAAGAGTGAATCCGAGAGGATCGGTTGAACTGGTTTCCTGAGCCCAGTCATAGTTGAAGGTCTTTGGATCTCCCAAGCCCCAGTAATAGAAAGTTCCTCCGGGCTTGCCATTGAATGTCTCTTCTACTTGGTACTCAGGGGCCGCAAAGAGTAATCCTGCAGCAATGAGTACTACGAGAAGCACTAAGAGTTTCTTCATTTACTTTCCCCTCCTTGTTCATGAGATGTGGAATAAAGATGGCACGCAACATAATGATTCTCATCCGCCCTAAACATGGGCGGATATTCCTTGGTACAAATATCCATCCTGTACTTGCATCTTGGATTGAAGAAACAGCCTGCCGGTCTGTTTATTGGACTTGGTACCTGGCCGCCGACAAGATCTTTGCGATTTCGCTTCTTCTTCGGATCGGGTATTGGAGCCGCAGCAAGAAGTGCTTTCGTGTAAGGATGCAATGGATCCTTGAAAATCGACTCGCTGTTGCCCTGTTCTACGATCCTACCAAGGTACATTACAGAGACGTCTTGCGATATAAATCTTACTAGAGAAAGGTTATGAGAGATGAAAACATAACCTGCATTGAGTTGCTCCTGCAGTTTTTCAAAGAGATTGACTATCTGAGCTTGAACCGAAACATCTAAGGCAGAAGTCGGCTCATCGAGAACGATGAGATCCGGGTTTACACTGATAGCCCTTGCAACGGCTATCCTCTGTCTCTGACCACCACTGAACTGGTGCGGATATCTGTCCACGTGATAAGGTTTAAGGCCGACTTGTACAAGGAGTTCCTTCACCATTTCAACTGCTTCGTCAAGGTCTTTAGCAAGTTTGTGGAAAAGAAGCGGTTCAGTTAACATCTGCCCAACTGTCATCCTTGGATTCAGAGAAGACATTGGGTCCTGAAATACTATCTGTGCCTTTTGCCTGAGAAGCTTCTTCTTGTGATCTGACTTATCAAACAGGATATCTATCGCCTTTGAAGAGTCCTTATTGACTCCATTATATACATCGTACATCTTCTTTTCGAAAGGTTCGAACACAACACCATCGCCGTTATTGAACTTCTCAGTATCGAAATACTTCTCTCTCAAATACTGTTTTGCTCTTCGCTTCTTCATGAAGTAGAAAGTGGTGTCTTCTTCGTCAATAAGCATTTCTCCATCAGTTACTTCATGTAGACGAATAATCGATTTGCCGATTGTCGTCTTTCCGCATCCCGACTCTCCGACGATTCCTATGGTCTTGCCCCTATCAACCGAGAAGGATACGTCGTCAACGGCTTTGACAAAACCAACAACTCTCTCTATGAGGAAGCCTTGCTTGATCGGGAAGTACTTCTTCAGATTTCTAACTTCAAGAAGCTTCATTCTTGAGCCTCCTTGACCAGCAGTACTTTGTTAGTAATTGGGTTCCAGCATCTGACGAAATGATTATCCTTCATTTGTTCAAGCTGAGGCATCTCTTTATAGCATTTGTCCGTTGCTCTTGAACACCTTGGAAGGAATGGGCATAGCACGGGTGGATTCAACATTACTGGCGGCTGGCCAGGAATAGGGAGGAGCTGATCTTGTTTTATATCGAGTCTCGGTATGCATTCGAGTAGCGCAAATGTGTATGGATTCATCGGACTGTCAAAGATCTCAAGAGAATCTGCCATCTCCATCTGATAGCTTCCATACATTACACTAATTTTCGTGGCTATTTCGGCAATTACAGCCAGATCGTGTGTGATGAAAATCATGCTGCTATTGAACTGCTCCTGAAGATCCTTCATCAGTTCCAAAATCTGAGCTTGAACTGTCACGTCCAGAGCTGTTGAAGGCTCATCGGCAACCAGGATTTCCGGATCACACGAAAGCGCTATCGCTATCACTACTCTCTGGCGCTGTCCCCCAGAAAGCTGAAAGGGGTAATCATCGATTCGCTCGGAGGGCTTTGGAATTCCCACCTGTTCGAGAAGCTTTATCGATCGTTCTCTTGCTTCCTCTTCGGTAACTTTCTTATGGTGAACAATGGTCTCTATCATCTGGTTACCGACAGTGTACATCGGGTCAAGCGAAGTCATTGGGTCCTGAAAGATCATTCCTATGTGTTTCCCCCTGACTCTGGAGAAACTATCTTTTGGAAGCTTTGCCAAATCAATATAGTCCTTTTCACCGCTCTTACTGAATTCATCGGTCAAAAAGAGAATTTCGCCACCAGCAATGAAGCCTGGGTTATCAACCATCCCCGCAACTGTTTTCACAGTCACACTCTTCCCAGAACCAGTCTCTCCAACTATTCCCAAGACCTCATCTCGATAAAGATCGAAAGAGACATCTTGAACGGCCTTAACAACTCCTTCGGCCATATTGAAGTGAGTAGAGAGGTTTTTTACCGAAAGGATAGGCCTTTCCTGCAACCAAATCACCTCATATTCATTTTTCGAATTATCACCCACGGAGTTAAGAAATGCTACTGTATAATTATTACATATATTTGCACATAATATCAAGTGGCCGGGGGCGATGTATGTTAGAAGCAGTAAGGGAAATATGGTTTGGAGAAGGTACTACCTACGTCAGGATATGTTACGGTAATGTGTATGTTGATGGAGAAGCAGGACAACTTGGCGACCGTGGAAAAGTGGACGGACTGGATATCTTGTCTGTAAATGAGTCGAATAATGAGATTCTTATCGAAGTAGATGGAATAATCGATAAGGGCAGAGGTGAATCGGTGGAAATCAATATCGATGAGACGAGGAGACAGGATATCTCCCAACAGCACACTGCGCAGCACTTGTTATCGGCAATATTTCTTCGCGAATTGGATGCCGAAACCGTGGGGTTTCAGATGGGGGAAGAACACACTTCAATCGATCTTTCTCTTGGAATCCTTAAGGATGATATGATCGATTATGTCGAGAGGACCTGCAATGAGCTGATTAATGACAATCTTCAGGTAAGAAGATTCATCGTGAATAGACCTGAGCTTGAAAAACTGAATCTTAGAAAGGAAATCAAACGCGAAATTGCAGAGAGTGAGAGAGACATCAAACTAGTTGAAATAGATGGAATAGATTTGAGTGCTTGTTCAGGTCTTCATGTTGAAAGTACCGGCCGAATAAAGTTACTGAAGATCTTGAGACGTGAGAAGGCCAAAGGGGAGTTAACCAGAGTCTATTTCGTGGCAGGTGATAGAGCCGTAAACGACTATATTTTGAAGCACAATCTAATTGCTGAGTCGGCCCTCTCCTTGACTTGTAGCTACTCCGATTTGCCGAATCGAGTAGAATCGCTTCTAAGTGAAGTTAAGAAGAACAGTTCGACAGTCAGGAGTCTTTCCGAAAGATTGGCCATTTATACTGCGAAAGAGATAGATGAATCTAGCTCTGAAGTGACGTTTCTTGAGGATGAAGAAAGCATCCTAGCATCTATTCCAAGGTTTGTTACTCTAGAAAAGTATCTTATTGTTGGTAAGGCGAGAGATAGAATCTTTTTATATGGTAAAGGAGTGGACTGTAAAGAGGTTCTAAACAGGGTAAAAGAAGAGTTTGATGTAAAGGGTGGCTCTGGAAAAGAAAGGGGCCAGTTTGTTTTCGAAGGGGATTATTCGGTAATTAAGAAACTGATTTTGAAGAGCTTTGGATAATGTAGAGAAGTTGGTGAGCATTTTGAAGGCAAGAGTACCTCCCAATAGTATTGAATCTGAAGAAGCAGTGATAGGGAGCATCCTTATAGATCCAGATGTTGTTCCTGACGTGATGGAGCTTCTCACTAGTAGAGACTTCTACTCGCGAAAGAACCAGCTTGTGTTTTCCGTTATGGAGAAGCTTTTTGATGAAGGAAGTCCAGTAGACATTGTCTCGGTTACTGAGAGGCTGAGAACCGGTGGCGTCCTTGAAGAAGTGGGAGGAGAGGTGGATCTTGCGAAACTTGCCGATGTCGTTCCCACTTCAGCCAATTTCTTTTACTATGGAAAGACAGTTAAGGAAAAGTCGCTTCTGCGCTCCCTCATTTCGGCAGCTAGCTCCATTGTCGAAAACGCTTACGAAGGGGAAGAGACTGACGATATTCTTGATAGCGCAGAGAAGGCGATATTCCAGATAACAGAGGCGCAGATTTCGAAGACTTACCAGCATATTGGAAAGATAATGCATGAGCTTTTCCATAATTTGGAAAGACTGAAGGAGAACGCTGTTACTGGAAGGATTACCGGTATTGCTAGTGGTTACAGACGGCTTGACGAAGTTACAACTGGTTTCCGACCCTCCGATCTTGTCATTGTTGCTGCTAGGCCATCAATGGGCAAGACTGCTTTTGCATTGAGTATGGCAAGCAACATGGCTTTGAAATTCCAGTTGCCTGTAGCGGTTTTTTGCCTGGAGATGTCTAAGGAACAGCTTGCTCAACGACTTCTGTGCAATGTGACAAACTTCGAGTTATCGCGACTCAGGGCGGGGGATATCGGTAATGAAGAGTGGAAGCGCTTGACAAATGGAGCCAGCACCCTGCAAACGGCCCCGATCATCATCGATGATGAACCATCGCTGGACCCCAGATCACTTAGAGCCAAGGCAAGAAGAATAAAGATGGAGCACAATGTTCAGGTTCTCTTTGTTGATTATCTTCAGCTAATGCATACAAAAGGCAGATCTGATAATCGGCAGCAGGAGATTTCGGAGATTTCTCGATCCATGAAACTACTGGCAAGGGAGTTGGATATT
This window of the Mesotoga sp. BH458_6_3_2_1 genome carries:
- a CDS encoding ABC transporter permease produces the protein MLKYIVRRLILAIPVLLGVSILAFMIISAAPGDFLDAYRLNPSISRDQIKVLENQFGLDQNVFVQYFKWLGNVLTGNFGYSFSYRIPVFELVWRRLGATLLLSISTLIFTWGIGIPLGIYSALHQYSPSDQAFSFLAFIGISIPNFFFALLWLFMAAKTGWFPIGGIISQNFNDMNVMGKIGDYLWHVVGPMVTLGTSGLAGLMRQMRGQLLDQLRQDYVLFARAKGMPEKNVIYKHAVRNAINPIVTMFGYALSGLLGGAVLTETVFGWPGMGRLVIEALNAQDLFLVMATLLLSAVLLVIGNLLADLLLAWVDPRIRYRLS
- a CDS encoding ABC transporter substrate-binding protein: MKKLLVLLVVLIAAGLLFAAPEYQVEETFNGKPGGTFYYWGLGDPKTFNYDWAQETSSTDPLGFTLATLIEADEGGMPSLPGLAKKWWFSDDGLTFFVQIREGLQWSDGAPFTMDDVYWTFVDLSFVPENTANGNGSYLDSNDQLPVVEIVDETTISFTWTVPQVTALRQIGFRPIMPKHILEEVVANGTYPEFWTIADFDKLVGMGPFVITDYVEGVRIVFERNPYYWKVDASGVQLPYFDKLNYELLADQNTSLLRFEAGEIDLYGPTAEQFPRLAEMAAEKGWITGVGGPALGSQFVTFNFNSTDPVKREWFRNDGFRRAFVYAMDRDAIIESLYNGLGSPLYGPVSPSSGFYNPEIEEFAYKYSITRARLELRRGGFNWLPDGTCVDANGNPVEFELITNAGNVVREAISNIIVDGAAKLGIKVNFRPIDFNTVVARLTDATYESVVIGLTGSVDPGTGWNVYRLDGGLHFWNYPPDYNPDDHITEDIYVLPDWEKRVDEIYRLQTSAVVDQDRYDLFAEFQVLFAEYQPVVFTMAQNFLYVYKNNIKMPVEKLTPATGLLFQLEGWWKE
- a CDS encoding ABC transporter ATP-binding protein, with protein sequence MKLLEVRNLKKYFPIKQGFLIERVVGFVKAVDDVSFSVDRGKTIGIVGESGCGKTTIGKSIIRLHEVTDGEMLIDEEDTTFYFMKKRRAKQYLREKYFDTEKFNNGDGVVFEPFEKKMYDVYNGVNKDSSKAIDILFDKSDHKKKLLRQKAQIVFQDPMSSLNPRMTVGQMLTEPLLFHKLAKDLDEAVEMVKELLVQVGLKPYHVDRYPHQFSGGQRQRIAVARAISVNPDLIVLDEPTSALDVSVQAQIVNLFEKLQEQLNAGYVFISHNLSLVRFISQDVSVMYLGRIVEQGNSESIFKDPLHPYTKALLAAAPIPDPKKKRNRKDLVGGQVPSPINRPAGCFFNPRCKYRMDICTKEYPPMFRADENHYVACHLYSTSHEQGGESK
- a CDS encoding ABC transporter ATP-binding protein, which codes for MAEGVVKAVQDVSFDLYRDEVLGIVGETGSGKSVTVKTVAGMVDNPGFIAGGEILFLTDEFSKSGEKDYIDLAKLPKDSFSRVRGKHIGMIFQDPMTSLDPMYTVGNQMIETIVHHKKVTEEEARERSIKLLEQVGIPKPSERIDDYPFQLSGGQRQRVVIAIALSCDPEILVADEPSTALDVTVQAQILELMKDLQEQFNSSMIFITHDLAVIAEIATKISVMYGSYQMEMADSLEIFDSPMNPYTFALLECIPRLDIKQDQLLPIPGQPPVMLNPPVLCPFLPRCSRATDKCYKEMPQLEQMKDNHFVRCWNPITNKVLLVKEAQE
- a CDS encoding alanyl-tRNA editing protein, with the translated sequence MLEAVREIWFGEGTTYVRICYGNVYVDGEAGQLGDRGKVDGLDILSVNESNNEILIEVDGIIDKGRGESVEINIDETRRQDISQQHTAQHLLSAIFLRELDAETVGFQMGEEHTSIDLSLGILKDDMIDYVERTCNELINDNLQVRRFIVNRPELEKLNLRKEIKREIAESERDIKLVEIDGIDLSACSGLHVESTGRIKLLKILRREKAKGELTRVYFVAGDRAVNDYILKHNLIAESALSLTCSYSDLPNRVESLLSEVKKNSSTVRSLSERLAIYTAKEIDESSSEVTFLEDEESILASIPRFVTLEKYLIVGKARDRIFLYGKGVDCKEVLNRVKEEFDVKGGSGKERGQFVFEGDYSVIKKLILKSFG
- the dnaB gene encoding replicative DNA helicase, whose product is MSILKARVPPNSIESEEAVIGSILIDPDVVPDVMELLTSRDFYSRKNQLVFSVMEKLFDEGSPVDIVSVTERLRTGGVLEEVGGEVDLAKLADVVPTSANFFYYGKTVKEKSLLRSLISAASSIVENAYEGEETDDILDSAEKAIFQITEAQISKTYQHIGKIMHELFHNLERLKENAVTGRITGIASGYRRLDEVTTGFRPSDLVIVAARPSMGKTAFALSMASNMALKFQLPVAVFCLEMSKEQLAQRLLCNVTNFELSRLRAGDIGNEEWKRLTNGASTLQTAPIIIDDEPSLDPRSLRAKARRIKMEHNVQVLFVDYLQLMHTKGRSDNRQQEISEISRSMKLLARELDITVVALSQLSRAVEQREDKMPRLSDLRESGAIEQDADTVMFLYREDYYKDKSEVSDSPQVTKVIIGKQRNGPVGTIELMFHPKTATFYDKAFEVNR